A stretch of Prunus dulcis chromosome 6, ALMONDv2, whole genome shotgun sequence DNA encodes these proteins:
- the LOC117631864 gene encoding uncharacterized protein LOC117631864, translating into MAAMLVPPWLESLLSTAFFSICPSHKDAPRSECNMYCLDCNNGAFCFYCRSSRHKDHQVIQIRRSSYHDVVRVSEIQKVLDINGVQTYVINSARVLFLNERPQPKNAVKGSSHICEVCARSLLDPLRFCSLGCKLVGLKKNGEASFILSAKKEEEEGRREGIEIRLPSKELEDQLPQGMQQDLYQNTPTPPHHSNSNSRRRKGIPHRAPLGP; encoded by the exons ATG GCGGCCATGTTGGTTCCTCCATGGCTTGAATCATTGCTATCAACAGCCTTCTTCTCCATCTGCCCATCACACAAAGATGCCCCCAGAAGCGAATGCAACATGTACTGCTTAGATTGCAACAATGGCGCATTTTGCTTTTACTGCAGATCATCAAGACACAAAGATCACCAAGTAATTCAG ATCAGGCGGTCATCGTATCATGATGTTGTTAGGGTGTCTGAGATTCAGAAGGTCCTAGACATCAATGGAGTTCAGACTTATGTGATAAACAGTGCCAGAGTACTGTTTTTGAATGAGAGGCCTCAGCCTAAAAATGCCGTTAAGGGGAGCTCACATATCTGTGAAGTATGTGCCAGAAGTCTCTTGGACCCCTTACGTTTTTGTTCATTGGGATGCAAG CTTGTGGGACTAAAGAAAAATGGGGAAGCAAGCTTTATCTTGAGcgcaaagaaagaagaagaggagggaaGAAGGGAAGGAATAGAAATAAGATTGCCATCAAAAGAGTTAGAAGATCAATTGCCTCAAGGAATGCAACAAGACTTGTACCAAAACACTCCAACTCCACCTCatcattcaaattcaaattcaaggaGAAGGAAAGGCATACCTCATAGGGCACCTTTAGGGCCCTAA
- the LOC117631913 gene encoding uncharacterized protein At1g08160-like, with protein MPTATSQPSQAPKSRSNPIRLIAIVLLACIVLLGIVVLITWLILKPKRLVYTIEDGSIQNFNLTNDHLSADFDFVLRAYNPNKRVSLYYDSIQATVNYNDQTLAFSGVDPFYQRHRNVTRFDIKFTAHSTALPSSVSNDLQLEKRSGKIQFDVWLKARIRFKVGAWKSRHRTLRVSCAPVLEFSRPKNLKRTYCYAEI; from the coding sequence ATGCCTACCGCTACATCACAGCCCTCACAAGCACCAAAGTCAAGATCAAATCCAATTAGACTCATTGCCATAGTCTTGCTAGCTTGCATTGTCCTCTTGGGTATTGTGGTGCTCATCACTTGGCTAATTCTCAAGCCCAAGCGCCTTGTTTACACCATTGAAGATGGCTCAATCCAAAACTTCAACCTAACCAATGACCACCTCTCTGCCGACTTTGATTTTGTCTTAAGAGCCTACAATCCCAACAAGAGAGTTTCCTTATACTATGACTCCATTCAAGCCACTGTGAACTACAATGACCAGACACTGGCATTTTCTGGTGTTGATCCCTTCTACCAGCGCCATCGAAACGTGACCCGATTCGACATCAAGTTCACAGCTCATTCCACTGCACTGCCCAGCTCTGTCTCTAACGATCTACAGCTTGAGAAAAGATCAGGCAAGATCCAGTTTGATGTTTGGCTCAAGGCAAGGATTAGGTTTAAGGTTGGAGCTTGGAAATCGCGCCATCGCACATTAAGGGTTTCATGTGCCCCAGTGTTGGAGTTTTCAAGGCCTAAGAACTTGAAGAGGACTTACTGTTATGCAGAAATTTGA
- the LOC117631634 gene encoding uncharacterized protein LOC117631634 has protein sequence MAIAGLHNVSVLEPSILRDSQSHASRRVGNERRVNTRPSSLLQMWRELEDEHVVSRAQERISERLLQQRSDRLIDDISRADAAEGHSSEHTGDLDDESVAESECRLWSQGQIGSSNEHENCSNFSSEHSDFGEVERGRVRQVFREWMNCGVAECSSSVSNMSNNSRAEWLGETEQERVRIVREWVQINSQQRGASGDSSGEQPAEIGNQIERVRDGLVVNQTEGRSELTRRGIRKLCGRQALLDMLKKAERERQRELQELLEHQAVSHFAHRNRIQSLLRGRFLRNGRVIENERSTSMAENELGLLRQRHTVSGLREGFCSRLDNTACGQVSSSHSETSSSVSSGSRNGHAEEENLQEVHGFFEQSDANEEASDDRGHDRCGMSNGRGDLGGNTILDIDSQESNVHVEGWQEEVPDNVVRDGHCSTIFDIIERSEGTGSNMIGNLQATTAVEQPLETSQNDAGEHSNMREVIDVSNESEPSGEESVICEQSGDTYNLQGNMVGDVNFQWGVNFQEFTSQVQQWQDRVSENEEGDWEEPVVEYNDLRENVGRITVGDQQETAGYEWSQELLEGEDRENSHLEEVSEVWHEESGFQEAVHSWLEEPSDQDADPVRQIDTFYFPDDDNAHSTEIRELLSRRRVSNLLSSGFRQNLDRLIQSYVERQSHATIDWELDDTSPSPESAEQDLEQTGGYQNEGQVDSVESPSPSTALPSQQIPPSPLWDQESHPDNWPQHDMHQRFGIDWEIINDMRIDMGRLQQRMNNLQRMLEACMDMQLELQRSIRQEVSDALNRSSGSQGLCEDGLLEDGSKWDHVRKGICCICCDRSIDSLLYRCGHMCACSKCATELVESGGKCPMCRAPAVEVIRAYSVL, from the exons ATGGCTATTGCTGGTCTACACAATGTTTCTGTGCTCGAGCCTTCCATCCTTCGAGACTCTCAGTCTCACGCATCTAGACGGGTAGGCAATGAAAGGAGGGTAAACACCCGCCCATCCTCCCTACTACAAATGTGGCGAGAGCTTGAGGATGAGCATGTGGTGAGTCGTGCCCAAGAGAGAATCAGTGAAAGGCTGCTTCAACAAAGAAGTGATAGGTTGATAGATGACATCTCAAGAGCAGATGCTGCTGAAGGCCACAGTAGTGAACACACAGGTGATTTAGACGATGAGAGTGTGGCGGAGAGTGAGTGCAGATTATGGTCTCAAGGTCAAATTGGGTCATCCAATGAACATGAGAACTGTAGCAATTTTAGCAGTGAGCATTCTGATTTTGGGGAGGTTGAAAGGGGGAGGGTGAGGCAAGTTTTCAGGGAATGGATGAATTGTGGTGTGGCTGAGTGTAGTTCAAGTGTTTCTAATATGAGTAACAATTCAAGGGCAGAATGGCTTGGTGAAACTGAACAGGAGAGGGTCAGAATTGTAAGGGAGTGGGTGCAAATTAACAGCCAGCAGAGAGGTGCTTCTGGTGACAGTAGTGGAGAACAGCCTGCTGAAATTGGTAATCAAATTGAACGAGTTCGTGATGGATTGGTTGTTAATCAAACCGAAGGCCGGTCTGAGCTCACGCGAAGGGGCATTCGCAAGTTATGCGGTAGACAGGCTCTGCTGGATATGTTAAAGAAGGCTGAGAGGGAAAGGCAAAGAGAACTTCAAGAATTGTTGGAGCACCAGGCCGTATCACATTTTGCTCACCGCAATCGCATTCAG TCATTGCTCAGAGGAAGATTCTTACGAAATGGTAGAGTGATTGAGAATGAGAGATCCACTTCCATGGCTGAAAATGAACTAGGCTTATTGAGGCAAAGACACACAGTCTCTGGTCTAAG GGAAGGTTTTTGCTCCAGATTGGATAATACTGCATGTGGTCAAGTAAGCAGCAGCCATTCTGAGACATCTTCAAGTGTGTCTAGTGGTAGTAGAAATGGACATGCTGAAGAAGAGAATTTACAAGAGGTACATGGTTTTTTCGAACAATCTGACGCTAATGAAGAGGCAAGTGATGACAGAGGACATGATAGATGTGGAATGTCAAATGGTAGGGGTGATTTAGGTGGCAACACCATTCTGGATATAGATTCACAAGAATCTAATGTTCATGTGGAAGGTTGGCAGGAAGAAGTTCCAGATAATGTCGTAAGAGACGGGCATTGCTCAACCATTTTTGACATCATCGAAAGGAGTGAGGGTACTGGTAGTAATATGATTGGGAACTTACAGGCAACCACTGCTGTTGAGCAGCCTCTAGAAACTTCGCAAAATGATGCTGGTGAACACAGTAACATGAGAGAAGTCATTGATGTATCTAATGAATCTGAGCCAAGTGGGGAGGAAAGTGTAATCTGTGAACAATCTGGTGATACATATAATTTACAAGGCAACATGGTTGGGGATGTAAATTTTCAATGGGGTGTAAATTTTCAAGAATTTACTTCTCAGGTACAACAATGGCAGGATcgagtttcagaaaatgaggAAGGAGACTGGGAAGAGCCTGTTGTTGAGTATAATGATTTGAGAGAAAATGTTGGTCGAATTACAGTTGGAGATCAGCAGGAAACTGCTGGTTATGAATGGTCCCAAGAGTTGTTGGAGGGCGAGGATAGAGAAAACAGTCATCTTGAAGAAGTTAGTGAAGTGTGGCACGAGGAAAGTGGTTTTCAAGAGGCTGTTCACAGTTGGTTAGAAGAGCCATCTGACCAGGATGCTGATCCAGTCAGACAGATCGATACCTTTTATTTTCCTGATGACGATAATGCTCATAGTACAGAGATAAGGGAACTCCTAAGCAG GAGAAGGGTTTCTAATCTTCTTAGTAGTGGTTTCCGGCAGAATCTAGATCGACTTATACAATCATATGTGGAAAGACAAAGCCATGCTACCATTGACTGGGAGCTAGATGATACATCACCTTCTCCTGAATCTGCAGAACAGGATCTAGAGCAGACTGGTGGATATCAAAATGAGGGTCAAGTGGATTCTGTTGAGAGTCCTAGTCCTAGTACTGCGCTGCCATCACAGCAAATACCTCCCTCGCCACTTTGGGACCAGGAGTCACACCCTGATAATTGGCCACAGCATGACATGCATCAACGTTTTGGAATT GACTGGGAGATAATTAACGATATGAGGATTGACATGGGTAGGCTACAACAGAGGATGAATAACTTGCAAAGGATGTTAGAAGCCTGCATGGATATGCAACTCGAGTTGCAGCGCTCAATAAGACAAGAAGTTTCTGATGCCCTGAATAGATCATCTGGTTCACAAG GGTTGTGTGAAGATGGTCTGCTAGAAGATGGCTCTAAATGGGATCATGTAAGGAAAGGAATTTGCTGTATATGTTGTGATAGAAGTATTGATTCTTTACTGTACAG ATGCGGGCACATGTGTGCATGTTCAAAATGTGCTACTGAATTGGTTGAGAGTGGCGGAAAGTGTCCAATGTGTAGAGCACCCGCAGTTGAGGTGATCCGTGCTTATTCTGTACTGTAA
- the LOC117630217 gene encoding histone H2B.2-like, protein MLEDPPQKSSPGKFSRKIWELGNVEFLLLQSKHLHFQIHFLRGKEATLLQANIGPLLSKMAPKRSTKTVVKTTKQVVRETVQVSSAVQSKRRKKQSEDSGDQTRKPVKTIKTISIETQEENQTQNVEISEPLKTRRIPIQTEEENQILKGQNAEAITTLTSDQKEAAEEEEEEEEGEKKEDHEDTVETSITSDEKEDEQKSEEVKTLEGEKEDPMETNTTSDEREEEEEETTKKEEHKSDEVKTQKGGKKSSEKKRRRRERGGGEEYKIYVHRVLKQVHPGMGVSSKGMTVLNNLMNDMFERLADEAARLTKYTARKTLSSREIQAAVKLVLPGELGRHAMAEGTKAVSTYVSNNHGRQSKS, encoded by the exons ATGTTGGAGGACCCACCGCAAAAATCTTCTCCTGGAAAGTTCAGTCGAAAGATTTGGGAACTTGGGAATGTAGAG TTTCTTCTGTTACAATCCAAACATCTCCATTTTCAAATCCATTTTCTAAGAGGGAAAGAGGCAACTTTACTGCAAGCAAATATAGGGCCACTACTGTCAAAAATGGCCCCGAAGCGCTCAACGAAGACGGTGGTGAAGACCACCAAGCAAGTTGTGAGAGAAACAGTACAAGTCTCATCAGCGGTTCAAAGCAAAAGGCGGAAGAAGCAGAGTGAAGACAGTGGTGATCAAACTCGGAAGCCAGTCAAGACTATCAAGACTATTTCCATTGAAACccaagaagaaaatcaaacccaaaacGTGGAAATCTCAGAGCCACTCAAGACTAGAAGGATCCCCATTCAAACAGAAGAGGAAAACCAAATCCTAAAGGGCCAAAACGCTGAAGCAATAACCACTCTCACTTCTGATCAGAAAGAggcagcagaagaagaagaagaagaagaagaaggagaaaagaaagaagatcaCGAAGACACAGTGGAAACCAGTATAACTTCTGATGAGAAAGAAGACGAACAGAAAAGTGAAGAGGTCAAGACCCTAGAAGGAGAAAAGGAAGATCCCATGGAAACCAATACAACTTCtgatgagagagaagaagaggaagaagaaacaacaaagaaagaagagcaCAAAAGTGATGAGGTGAAGACCCAAAAAGGAGGCAAGAAAAGTagtgagaagaagaggaggaggagagagagaggtggagGAGAAGAGTACAAGATATATGTGCATAGGGTTTTGAAGCAGGTGCACCCTGGCATGGGAGTGTCGTCCAAGGGCATGACAGTGCTAAACAATTTGATGAACGACATGTTTGAGAGGCTGGCGGATGAGGCAGCGAGGCTGACCAAGTACACGGCAAGAAAAACCTTGTCGTCTAGGGAGATTCAGGCGGCAGTGAAGCTGGTTTTGCCCGGTGAGCTCGGGAGACATGCCATGGCAGAGGGGACCAAGGCTGTATCAACCTATGTGTCCAATAATCATGGAAGACAGTCCAAGTCTTAA